From the genome of Miscanthus floridulus cultivar M001 chromosome 10, ASM1932011v1, whole genome shotgun sequence, one region includes:
- the LOC136488269 gene encoding uncharacterized protein: protein MSSPFHSVILGMQVYPLVLIDLPITFGDRANLRSKVLTFEVVDFPGSYHAILGRPCYAKFMVIPNYTYLKLKMSGPNSVITVGSTFSHANTCDHEHYELATTVINSAELPWLEESLTLVVPDYNKPTSSTAFRPLEETKAVGIDPTNPTKMVQIRTPLLDK, encoded by the coding sequence atgagctctcccttccacagtGTGATCCTGGGGATGCAGGTGTACCCACTCGTGCTGATTGACCTACCAATCAcatttggcgaccgagccaacttacGCTCGAAggttctcaccttcgaggtggtggacttcccagggtcctaccatgccattttggggcggccatgctacgccaagttcatggtgatccccaactacacctacctcaagttgaagatgtcggGACCGAACAGCGTCATCACTGTGGGCAGCACCTTTTCACATGCCAacacgtgcgaccacgagcattacgagctcgccactaccgtcatcaactcagccgagcTCCCTTGGCTCGAAGAATCGTTGACCCTAGTAGTCCCcgactacaacaagccaacctcctcaactgccttccgcccactcgaggaaactaaggcagtggggatcgaccccaccaacccaaccaagatggtgcagatCAGGACCCCACTCTTGgacaaatag